Below is a window of Desmonostoc muscorum LEGE 12446 DNA.
AATAAAGCCGCTTCAATGTCATTTAAAGCAGTTTGAAAATCGTCATTAACGATTTGAATATCAAATTCATCTGCGGCCTTAATTTCTTCTTGGGCGCGGTGTAGACGACGAGCGATCGCTTCTTCTGAGTCTTGAGCGCGAGAGCGTATCCGTCTCTCCAATTCGTCAAAAGAAGGCGGTAAAATAAAAATGCTCAAGGCACTGGGGAAGGAAGCACGAATTTGTCTTGCTCCTTCTAACTCAATTTCTAGCACTACCAACTTGCCAGAATTAATTTGGTTAAGCACAGCTTCACGGGGAGTGCCGTAATAGTTACCAGTAAATTCTGCCCATTCTAAAAATTCACCTTCAGCAATTAATTGTTCAAACTTACTGCGGTTAATAAAGTAATAATTTTTGCCATCAATTTCCCCTGGACGGGGAGAACGAGTCGTCACGGACACCGAATAATACAGTTGGGGATGACGCTGGAGGAGCGATCGCATTAAAGTGCCTTTACCGACCCCACTGGGGCCAGTTAAAACAATCAACCTGCCTGGATTTGGAGATTCTTTGGTAGTAGCGCTACTCTGGATGGGTAAAACTTGGATCATCCGTTTAACCTGTGAATTAATAAATAGATATTATTCATTAGTCTTGTGTTCGTGGCCAAGCCCACCATTGACTACAGAATTTGTAGCGCAGGTGACAAAAAATTGGTCTAATTCACATGGTACTGCCGATATGCTGCAAATACAGCGGGGTTTTTAACCCACTGCTGGTCAATTATCTACAGTCTGGTGATCGCGGGAAATCACAAAGCGATTCGCTACCGTTTCCGGCTGAATCGCTGACAGAATTACGTGGCTGGAATCGGTGATAATTACAGCCCTAGTCCGACGACCGTAAGTTGCATCAATCAGTTGACCTCTGTCCCGTGCATCGGTAATAATCCGTTTAATCGGGGCAGACTCTGGACTGACAATGGCAACTACTCGGTTGGCAGACACAATGTTACCAAAGCCGATGTTGATTAACTGAATATCCATAAAAAAACTGAGGCCAAACGCGGTTTGAGAAGCTTGTAATAAACTTATTTACATGTTATCGCCAATAAACGGGAGTTACAACGCTTAAATTCACGCCAGCCTTCGTTTTTAAAATAATGTCTGCTTTTTTTAGCTGTTTATCAACTAAATTTACTAAAAATCTACCCAAAGACATAGGGAAAATCATACTGATATTAGTTACTTGCGTGAAATACATTTGTTTTGTTTCAACTGGGGATTAGGGATTGGGCACTGAGGACTACGAATTAGGAAAGAGTTTTTCTAAATATGTAATACCTAATACCCAATTCATACTGATGCAGGCTTGTCAAGTCGGGAACTTATGGCTCAATTGCACCAGCACGTCAGTTTTTGGGAATTGCCTTTAGGCTTTAAGCGACCAAAATACGACTGGGAGCAATTACACGCTTCATTGATGAAACTGCGATCGCTACTAGATGCTGGTACAATCTCTGTTGCTGATTTCGTTGTGCTTGAGGATGTGGTGCAGCGAATTGGTGATGTGATGACAGCACCAGAAAAAACGCGCACTAATTGGGTTTAATTCATGCACATCTGAATGAAAATAATTACATTTTTCATAACAGCCTTGAGTTTCTGAAATGCATAGCACTTGTTCTGTAGATAAAGAGAACTTAAAGATGGCAAATCAAGAGCATTTAGAAATCCTGCGACAAGGTGTACAAAGTTGGAATGACTGGAGAGAGGATAACCCTGAAGTAATACCTGACCTCGAATGGGCTGACCTCAGTAGGGTTGACCTCAGTTGGGCTAACCTCAGTGGGGCTAAGCTCAAAGAGACTAAGCTCATTGAGACTAACCTCAATAATGCTAACCTCAGTGGGGCTGACCTCAGTAGGGCTGACCTCATTCAGACTAAACTCAGCGGGGCTAACCTCAGTGGGGCTAAGCTCATTAGCGCTTACCTCAGTAAGCTTGACCTCAGTAATACAAACCTCCAAAACGCTACCTTCAGTGGGTTTAACCTCAGTGAGTTTAACTTCAGTGGGGTTGAACTTAGTCAGGCTAAGTTCATCAAGGCTGACCTCAGTGGGGCTGACCTCAGTGGGGCTAAACTCGGTGGGGCTGAACTCATTGGAGCTAATTTAGAACAAGCTAATCTGTCCAAGGCTAATTTAAAAGAAGCCAAGCTGAAAGGAGCTAATCTGTTCAAGGCTAATCTAGAAAAAGCCGACTTAAGAAATAGCGACCTAAGTGATGCGTTTATGATTGGAGCTAATTTGAAGGACGCTAAAGTAGAAGGTGCTACTTGGAATCAAGTTCAATTAATTACAAAACCTCCAAAAATTAATGATATAGAAAGATGTATTTATGATGAAGAAAAAAATGATGAAGAAAAAAAAGAAGCAAGTAAAAATAAACTCACAAAGTTAAGCGAAGTAAATGGATCAAAAAAACTAGCTGAAGTAATTGGAAAAATTGAGGTAGAGTTGCAAAAGGAAAATAATGAAATTTTACTGAATTTATCATCAGAACAACTGAAAGCCCTAATTAATTTAGCTTTTATAGTCAGCATGAAAAGGGAAGAAGCTAGATATCCGCAATTTAAAATATATGTCCCTCAAAATAATTTTCAAATCAATAATGACAATAACGCACTAGCTATGGAGTTCAACGAACCTATTGACTTATTGGAGAACGATTTTAATAATCTTCACCGTATGAGTTCTGGCATTCCACCAAAACCTTATGCATTAATTATTGACACTGAACAAAAGGATAAACTTTGTGCTAAAGGATTCATCAGAATTGAAAATATCGGTTTTTACTCTTCTTCTAACCAATATACAATTAGAGATCATCGTTTAGGACTTACTTTAAGTATTAAAAATCCAGGTGTGTTAAACGTTTTACACTATCCTAGTCCAACATGGGTAACACACTTAAGATTACGAGATGGAAAAGTTTATGTTAACTATGACTGTATTCTAAATCCGGTGGCTAATAAAATATTTATCCAGATTCTTGAATCTCTTAATAAGAATGGTTCTGAGAAGAATGATTCTTCTGAAAATCATTCCAAGAATAAATATACTAATTTTCAATTAATTCGAGATATTTGGAGTTACATTCTTAGACTGGCTGTCGAATTTGGTCACGGTGGTACATTTATTATTCTACCTAATGATAAGATAGAAAAACTCTCAGCTATTAAACATAAAATAAAAAACCCTAATTTAGGAAAACTTATTCTTGATCTGGAAAATAAAAAGGTAAATCCAAGCAATGAAAAACAAAATCAAGAGCAAGAGCTTCAATTGTTATATCAACAAATATTTGATAGTGCGCGTGCAATAGCGCAGTTATCTACTGTTGACGGTCCTGTGGTGCTGAATCGACACTTGCGCTTGCTTGGTTTTGGAGGAGAAACTAGAGTCAAGGATGATAGCCCAAATGTTGAACATATTTATATAAGACTAAATCCTCAATCAAATAGTTTAGAGATGGATGGTGAATGGGAGAGTCAACAATTTGGTACACGACATAACTCTGCTGCCAGAGTTTGCGCTTCTATATCTGGAGCAGCAGCTTTTGTTGTGTCACAAGACGGAGATATCCGAGAATTCCTGAACCTTAACCAATTATTTGATCAAAGCCAGGGTAATCAGAGTCAGGGTGAGAAGAAGGAAATCAAACAGCTATGTAAACAAATTAAGGATAAGTTTGGGAATAATGTAGATCTTTCTAAAAAGAAAATTTGTGGAGTCTGTGGACCTTTAAGCCCTCTATGGTTACCTCCCTTTCCCGATTTTGTTATCCGAAGCGAAAAGTCAAGTATGTCAGGGCATGATTAGCTTCTTATAATATACTGCTTCTGCTGCTGGAAAAATTTTTCTACTTCAGGTTTTTTCTCGTAGAAAAGTCCCTGATCGTCTCCAAAACCTTTTATTAAATCTAATACATCTTTTGTCGTATTGTCTAATGTAATTATTAATGATTGTTCTGGAGAAAGCCCTATGCTCGGAATTCTGACATATTCAAAAGAAAGAATAGAATTTTGAGCGAGTGTTTTAACCATATAATCAACAAGATATGATTGACCTTCCGCAAAAGGTGAAATCAAATCTTGTTTCCAATCTATTAAAGCTCGGTTTCTCTTTAAAAGAAGAGGCTTACCAGTACTCACTGCTAATGACGAGATAGACATAACCATTAACCGAGAAAATTTTTTGTTAGAACCAACAAAATAGTTGAGAGCTTCTACAACCCCAATAAGTGTTGGATTATTTGCGTAGACTCCCCCATCAATAAATTGTTTGTTATGTTGCTCTTGTATTTGCACAACTGGCAAATATGTTGGCGCAGCACTTGTTGCTAAAGCAACATCAATATATTTTGTTTCGTTATCTCTGCTTAAATTACCTTCAGGATGATCATATTTGAAAATAAATGGTCTACCGTCAGTTAAGGAGAATGCTGGTATACACAATAAGCAATAAGATTCAGAAATAGTTTTGTCTCTAAAAATGTCTCGTAACGCTTTTTCTAATTCTTCATTCTGATGCTTACCACCATATATAAATTGTCTAAAAAAAGCTTCCAGTCTACCTTGTTTTTTAAAGATTTTTTCACCTTGGCTATAATATAACTGAGCTATTTTGCTAGCTTCCACTTTAAGAGACAATGCTAATGCGATTAAGCCGCCTGTTGAGTTTCCACATATTAAATCAAAATAGTCAGCAAGATGGCATTGAAATTTTTTTTCAAATCTTTCTAAGATCATCGCTGAATAAAGGCCTTTAATTCCTCCACCATCAATTGACAAAACTTTAAATACCTTTTCTTCACTTTCAGCATGATGACTAATTTTGTCAGTCTGAATATTGCTCATATCATGTCTATTCCTTTGCTAATTTTTGATAGATTACTTATGAGTCCATGCGTGTATTAAATGTTACATGTTTTGATATAAATTATGGCTAATTACTGCTTGTTATAGATTATATCTTACGCTAAAACACCGATTCAGCGGGAATGCATCTAAATATGGACGAGCCTGAATAAGAGTGGAATGCACCAAAACCGCAATCAGATTATGACTCTAAAGTTCTAAGCTATTCCTCATCAGATTGATCTATCATCGGTTTTTGAGCAGCATGTCGTACAAACAGAATCTCAACACTATCATTAACAATAGTAAAGAGAATCCGATAGGCATTTCTTCCCTTTCCATAAAGCAATTGTCGGATTTCTTGCTCAAAAAAATAATTCTCAAATGCTAGAGAACAACGGGAAGGCATTTTTTCTAGGGATAAAATAGCTTTATACAATCCTTATAACCATTGTTTAGCTTTACTAGAAAAATCATTATTGAGCCAAAAATAGGCTTCTTCTATTGCTTTTTGTGCTGTGGGTTGTATGATGATCTGATATTTCTGACTCATTGAAAACTGTCTAGTTTATCAAACAGTTCATAAAAAAAATCTTCCGCTTTTTTCCCTTTTCCTTCCTGCATTTGTTCCAAACCAAGTTTAATACCCTTTAAAGTTTCTACTAACTCAGCAGCATCTAAAAGTTCCTGATAAGATTCTGCATCTTGAACAACTAGCTCTGCTTTTCCATTGATAGTTAAAACCAAGGGATGTTTTGTTTCCTTAATACGCTGCAAAAACTCAGTCGTATTACGTTTAAACTCGGTAAGAGAATGTATGTCTTTTGAAAGGTTTATCATGGAGACAGCATTGAATAAGCATCTAATAAAATGCTAAGAATAAGTCGCTAATTTTGTCAACTAATACAGCAGAATTCAGAATTCAGAATTCAGAATTCAGAAGTAAAACAAGGTTGATACCTGGTTTTGGCATTTAGCTTGTGTACTTCACGCTTGTTGAAATCTGTTGTATCTCTCAAAACTTTCCTTAATTATTTTGCCCGATCGCCAGTCCCCTTTTTCAAACCTTGCCAGCTTTCTCGCAGCCGTTTCAAATTAGGTGGATGTCCACCATAACGCCAGCTAACATAAGCTTGACAAATTTCATCTATTACCTCAGCAGTTGTTGAGGGATGATGTTGGTATGAAACTTTGGCATACTCTAGCGGTGTTTGTGCTGGATGTTTACCCAAACCTTTTTGCGCTGTCCATTGCAGCATTTGTTGATAAAGGCTTTCCATCGCTGGCAATTTCTTTAACCATCGGCGATTGCGCCACTCGCGCCACTGTCCCCAACCCAGCCAACCGAAGAAAGCTATGGTAGTACCCAAAATTAAGCCAGTCAATACACCGAACCAACCTTGAGAGAATAAAGCGATAAACCAAGCGATCGCTCTACCAATCCAGCTAAATATTGTCCCAAATACATTATTCAATAAACCTGTCACCGGAGAAGGTAACCATCCAGCAATCCACTGCCAAAATTGCCGCAGGACGCTAAAAGTTTCAGTATCTTCAATTGACGGGGGTATCAAGGGATGATTGGGAATTGGATCAAAGGCAAACCAGCCATATTTAGGGAAATACACTTCCGTCATCACGTAGGCGTCTGTATTACGGACAACATACATCCCCGTGAATGGATTAAACTCTCCCGGACTAAATCCCGCCACTAACCGCGCCGGAATGCCAATGGAACGCAGCATCACCGTGAGAACTGTGGAAAAGTGGTCTGGATAGCCTCCTTTGTACTTGAATAAAAAAGCTTCTACCAAGTCTTCTTTTTCATCTAAATAAGGTAGTTCTAAGGGATTTTGCGGAATAGAGTAGTATTGCTTTAGGTATTGAGCTAAATAAAGAGCCTTTTCATAAGCTGAATCTAGGTTTTTAGAAGACTTTGCTACCCGGTTTTGATTGTACTTGGCGAGGATTTCTTCGGTGCGTTGCCGGACTTTTTCGGCAATTTCGGGCGGGATTTGGAGATAATGCTTTTTAATATCTTGGGGATATTTAGTAGAAGTTTGACCTAACAAAGTCCGATCGCGGTATGGTACTTCGGAAACTACTGTATAAGTCACACCTTCTGATAATTCCACAGGCGATCGCAACCCGTCTTCTTTATCAACTGCGATCATTGGTGTGGGAAAGTAAATTTCCTTGGGATTAGCCATTGCTGGAATTAAATTCGGCAAATCCGACACCACTGTATAAGTTTGTACTACTTCTTGAGTTTTACCAGTAATCAGAGGTGGGGGAATAAAAATTTGGTAAGACCAAGGCGATCGCCTGATGGTGGTAACATCTTCTTTACGAGAAACTTCCCATCCTTTACCTGTATAACGGTCAAATCCCAAAACTCGCCAAAAACCCTCAGCTTGCGATCGCACTCGCATCACAACCTTGGGTTTCATCTCACCCCGCAGGTTTTGGTTAATTTCGCTATTGAAACCGTAGTAAAAATTATTATCTACTTTTCCTGGTTGCCCAGTTTTATTCTGTCCTGTAGCATCACCTTGATTATTACCATTACCTTCGCGGACATAACCGCGATTGATAATGCCACGTCCTGTAAAATTGCCTTTGATATCAATTGGAGGACTTACAGGAAAAGTACGTAATTGGTAGCCAGGTAACCTGGGTAAAACAGCAAAAATTGCCAGTCCGAGACCGACAATTACAAAAAAGTTAACAATTAAAAATTTAAAATTTAAATTTGAGAATTTCTCTTTTGGGGTGTTTTCTTTTTGTGTTTTTAATGGCTGCAAACCCAAGCGTGAGCGATAATCTAATATTAACGTTGGGAGAGCGATCGCTAAAAATAACAGCAACACAGGTGCAAATGCTAAAGTCTGACTCAGCGTTGCAGCCACACCCAATAAAATCAATCCGATGACAATCGAATAACCCAAATTTTTGCGGCGGGGTGTATCAAAGCTGTGCAACACCTGTAGTTGAATTAATAACTCTGCCAAACCCAACCGCGTATCATTCAACTCTGTCACTAACCGCCCAAAGAAAGTACCCAGCGCTATTAACATTCCGATAGCGATGCAGAACTTTACAGCAACATTGCGATCGCCGCGACGATAGTAACTCCAAATCGCACCCACTACACTCAGGGGTAACGCCCAAATACTGAATGAAGTCTCCGCGGCGATATCTGTCGCCACAATTCCCAAAATAACCAACGCTAGCACCAGCACCCGTAAGGAAATTGAATTTTCCACTTCTGTCAAAGGCGAACCCTGTGTATTTTGCTGCCTGAAATTATTTACAGGGAGACGCCAAAACCGATTCATCCTGGATAAGTTAAACAAGGTGTAGCTCCCACGGAAACAATACTAACGACGGAACTCACCGCCCTACTTCTAAGTATTCCCGTCGGAGGAAGTTTTCTTATCCTGTTTTTTAAGTGTCTATAAGTGGAAAATTGATAGCGATGAAAATTCTAGATCGCAAAGACGCGATGAATCGCCGTCAAGACGAAGGACTGGTTATTGTAGAGACGGCGATTTATCGCGTCTCTTGCCTTAATCGAACAGTATTGGTTACGGGTTGAGTTTACACATGCCTAAGATTTGGCAACCTACATTAAGTAAGCACCCTGTTTTCAGTAGTCTTTAAAGATAAACAAAGCCCCAAAGCAACAGCGAGGGGAAAAGTTATCTTAAATATATATCGGCGTTGATTGACGCAGTGTGCTAGCGGTAGTAATTTAGACTACATTGTGGGATTAATCACAAACAACAAAGGTTGTTCATCTATTTCTGGAAACTCAACTTCCAGGGTATAAATTGGATTAAGTTGCTCGCAGCCTAAATCTACACTTAGGTATCCGGAACTCGAAGATGTTGTCATTGCTAAGGTGCCACTTCCTCGCAATGTCAAAGTTCCTTTAACGGGTAAATCAGCTTGAACAAGTAACTTGGTAAGTTTACCTAGAGATTGGTACTCTACTCTAATGTTTAAAGTACCGACACTGGTTAGCCATTGTCTTTCTACCACTGGACTAGCCGCTGAAAGTGGTAGAGTCAGATTTTCCAGCAATTGTTTAGCCGCCAGCAATGACAAAGCCATCTGTTGCCGGGGTTGTAAATCTGAATAATCGTTCTGAATATCGGGCATTTTGTCCAGAGTATTCACAGAACGATAGGTGCTTCTTAGCACCAGTCCAGCTATGTCATTTAGTGCCTGAGATTCGTTGGGGAAAAAGTTCTCCACCACTTGAACTAATTTTGCCCCCAGTGGCACTGAAGATGTAACCAACGCCTGACACTGTTCTAGCAATTGCCGGAAAACTCTTTCTGGCAGGGGAATCGGCAGATTCAGCTTTGACTGCTGTGCCATCCATCCCCAGGTAGGAACGAGTGTCATTGATGGCTCATCAACAAAGTCGGGATAGTCGGTTAATTGTGTTTCCCAAGGAAACAACGGTGGCTGATCTTGGATTTGGATTTGTAACCGACGCTTAAGGATGGCTTGGAAACGATCTTGCACAGTAGGAATTTCTCCCAGTTGAAAGGTCTGGGGCGTTCCTCTCAATTTTGGCTCACTGTTTTTTGAACCAGTGGCTTCCTTCAAGAGGTTTTTTACCCCGTCATTTTCCTCACATTCTAACGAGGGATACTCACAGTTTTTGACATTACCTGTCAATAACCAATAGAGACACTCGTTTTGTAAGGATTCTGAGTCACTATTCATGAGTAGATGCACCTGATCCGGACACTAATGAGTTACGAATTTCCCAAGCTTGTTCCAGAATCTTAAACCAGCGTTTCTGTAGTTGTGCCATTGACAGCCCTAAAGTTTTAGCTATTTTTTCATCGGCTTGTCCTTGTTGCTTCAACTCTAGTAAAGACCGCTGTTTATCGTCCAACTGCGTTGTGTATGCTTGCCATTGCTGGGGAGTTAAGCCCAAGTTGGTATGCAATGAAGCTTCGAGCCATTCGTGAACTAATTCCCAACGGTGCAACAAGGCGAATCGAATTAGATGATACTTGAAGCGCTGCTGTAAGTAATCTCTCTGACGAGAGGTTAAGCCCAAAACCGATTCAATTTCTTGTGCTGATAGATCTTGAAGACGAAGCGAAAAATAATCAGCACAGTCAGATTGTTGCCGTTGTTCGAGATAATTCATTAATTCGGTAATCACAACAGAACGCAAGGTGTCTTCTTCAGGTTCCGGTTCTGTTTGGGTTGCCATTGTGGAGCGCAATTGCTGAATGGCTGGTTCTTCCCAACCGTCGGCTTCACTATTGCTACCTTCTGCGGCTTGTTCTATGTCTACGCTGGTTTCGGGGGGTTGCTGTTGGGAGAAAGTTTGCGCTCGCAGGATAATTAGCTGCTGCTGACGGCCTGGTAAGGGAATTCGCCGCTTACCATAGCGCTCGGTAAATGCCATGTACTCAGACAATTCCAGAAGCGTTTGTGGCCGATAAGTGGCACCGAGTTGATTTTCTCGCCGGAAAGCGTTCAATGCTTCCAGATAAAAACTTTGTAGAAAATCTTCAATTATAGTCAGCCGCCCTTGATAGCTCAATTGCTTCTGAGGAGGATTAATGTAACGATAAATAATAGCGCTCAAAGTACTGTGTAATTCTACCCTGCCCCGATTTGAACCCAACTGATAGTACCTGAGACACTGTTGCAGCCGATGTCGAGCGAGGGTGAGTGCCGAGCTTTCCACAGCCCCGGAAGCTTGGATTCGTTTGCTTTCACTGCAAATCCGATAGACTTCGCTGGTAATTCGTCTTGCCACATCATGACAATTTTGTTCCGAAGCTTTGGTTGATTGCTGGAACTCCCTGGACAGGAGTTGAAAGATCACCTCCACACCAATAGAATTTTCTCCCAGAAAAGTTGCAGATGGAATAGTTGCGGTTGCGGCTGAATTCATAGTCTCGGTTTTCAAAAGACCTTAAGGTATTTAAATACAACCTGTACGACCGTGGGTGTTGGCTTTTTGAGTTTTGCTTATAAGCTAAATGCAGACCAATCCTACGTTGAAGATGTGCCTGATGTTATTATTCCCAAATTTAATGGGATTGTTCACATTTTGTAGATGTTATTGCCATTACCCAGGAGCCGTATACAAGTCATTATGGATTTAGAAGCACAAATTCAATTGCTGATTGACAATGCACCCCGCGATGGTATAACACCAAATCTAATTTCAGCAATTGCTCCTTCCCTGAGAGCGATCGCTCAAAAATTACGTTACTCCCAGTACTATATTCTCCAAAGTTCGGAGGGCAACTGGGTTTTAACTACACTGAGCAATCGTACTAATCCAGGATTGGAAAAGCGAGTGGTTTACGCTTTCCCTACCATACAGGATGTCTCCCTAATTTCCACTGCTGGGCTTGACCCTCAAATGCTAACTAAAATTGTTCCCGTCACCCATATTTTGTTTCAATTGGTGGCATTAGAACCCGTAGATAGTATCGTTTTTTTGGAAACACCGGGTCAGACCACTCATACCTTTGAAGTCCGGCGAACTGAGTTAGAAAAACTCATGCAACAAAAGCTGCGACAGATGCGATCGCCTAAACACATACCCCCTGATATTGCATAGAATAATTTTGGCTTTGAGATTTTTTCGATACAAGCCAATATCTGTCTTTAAAACTTATGAGCGCCAATTTTTGGCGCTCATAATTTTCTAAAAAATTTTCAATTTCCAATCTGTCTGCAAAAATTTGCTCAATCGGGAAACCATTTTTTCCCTTATCGCTTTGCAATGTCTAGAATCGATTAAAAAACAGTTAGCAGTGAACAATTTTCAATTTTTTGTTTAGCTTCTTCTAAAATACAAGGTCAGATTTTAACTCTCTGCAATATCTAGAATCGATTAAAAAACAGTTACTAGTGAACAATTTTCAATTTTTTGTTTAGCTTCTTCTAAAATACAAGGTCAGATTTTAACTCTCTGCAATATCTAGAATCGATTAAAAAACAGTTACTAGTGAACAATTTTCAATTTTTTGTTTAGTAGTCGTAGGTTGGGTTGAGGAACCTAGCAAGATCCCACAGGGTAACCCAACATTTCTGATTTTTTCGGTTCTCACAGGATAAACCCAACCTACGGTTAGTATTTTCAACTCTGTGCAATATCTAACAATTGATTAAAAAACAGTTACCACTGAACAATTTTCAATTTTTGTGTTTAGCTTCTGTTGAGCCAGAAATACCCACCCAAAAATAGTTGTGCAGGTTTGACTGAGGCAGAACTTACGCAACTGGCACGTTCGCACAAGTCGGAAAACGCGCCTAAGCAACTGGCTCAACTTTTGGCAAAATTTAAAATCTAAAATTCGTTTTTAATAAAGCCGACTCAGTGCATAGTCAGCTATGTTAATCAATGCCTGCTGGGACTCTGACGGCGGCAGAACTGCAAGATGTTCAATTGCCAATTTAGTATGATGAGCAGCTAATTCTCGCGCTTGCTGTATACCCTGGCTATCTTGAATCAGTGCTAATGCTTGCTCTAAATCCCCTTCTTGAGCAAATTCTCTTTCAATCAGCACTTCCAAGTATGGTTTTTCCGCTAAAGCAAATAAAACCGGTGCAGTCAGATTACCACTTTTAAGATCCGATGCCACTGGTTTACCCAAGGTATCTGTTGTACTGGTGAAATCTAGAATGTCATCAACAATTTGAAATGCTATGCCAAGGTCACGACCATAGCTATACAGATGCTCAACAGTTTCTCGAGACACTTCACTGAGTAACCCAGCGGCTTTGGAACTATTAGCAATTAACGAAGCTGTTTTGTAATAACTCTTTTGGAGGTAAGTTTCAATAGAGATACCAGCATCAAAACGATTCAATCCCTGCTGAATCTCCCCAGTAGCTAGATCCATAATCACTTCTGAGAGCAGTTTCACCACCTCCAAATTGTCTAAGTTTGCTAAATACCATGAAGATTGGGCAAAGAGAAAATCTCCTGCTAATATGGCAATGCGGTTACCAAACAAACTATGAACGGTGGCAACGCCTCGCCGCACGTCTGATTCATCTACCACATCATCGTGTACCAAGCTTGCTGTATGAATCATTTCGGTAATCTCAGCTAAGCGGCGATGACGCGGGGTGATTTCTTGCTCTAACATTGTTGCCCGCGATATTAGCAAGACAATTGCTGGCCTGATACGCTTTCCCCCAGCTCCGAATAAATGTTCGGCTGCTGCAAACAAAATGGGGTGGCGATTTCCAACTAGCTGTTTGAGGTTATCTGCTAGTTGTCGCAGGTCTGCTTCCACAGGGGTAAACAGGGAGGTGGCTGGGGTCATGGATGGGCGGACTCTGACTTAGGTTACGAAAGTTTACATATCCTTTACTCATTTTAAGATAACCCTGTGCCAGCGCAAAGTTTTCATCAGTAATCCCATACTCATAAAATCTACTGGAGGAAATCTTAGCTAATACAGTTTTTGTCAATAAGCAATTATGCTTAATATTGATATATTTCTGAGAATATGGGAAAAGTGTTCACTGAAGATCGTGTTACTGAAGTCTTGTTAAATTTTCTTTAAGTGTGGGGCACTGTCTAAAAGATAAAAATAAGGCTTTATCAGTGCCCATTCCAGAAAAATTGAAATCAAGCAGTTGGTGCAAGATATCAGGGTATCCACTTGCCGTATTTGTACATAGTCCCCTACAGACAAAACAACAGATTAAGTATTAT
It encodes the following:
- the gmk gene encoding guanylate kinase, whose protein sequence is MIQVLPIQSSATTKESPNPGRLIVLTGPSGVGKGTLMRSLLQRHPQLYYSVSVTTRSPRPGEIDGKNYYFINRSKFEQLIAEGEFLEWAEFTGNYYGTPREAVLNQINSGKLVVLEIELEGARQIRASFPSALSIFILPPSFDELERRIRSRAQDSEEAIARRLHRAQEEIKAADEFDIQIVNDDFQTALNDIEAALFE
- the remA gene encoding extracellular matrix/biofilm regulator RemA, giving the protein MDIQLINIGFGNIVSANRVVAIVSPESAPIKRIITDARDRGQLIDATYGRRTRAVIITDSSHVILSAIQPETVANRFVISRDHQTVDN
- a CDS encoding pentapeptide repeat-containing protein, translating into MANQEHLEILRQGVQSWNDWREDNPEVIPDLEWADLSRVDLSWANLSGAKLKETKLIETNLNNANLSGADLSRADLIQTKLSGANLSGAKLISAYLSKLDLSNTNLQNATFSGFNLSEFNFSGVELSQAKFIKADLSGADLSGAKLGGAELIGANLEQANLSKANLKEAKLKGANLFKANLEKADLRNSDLSDAFMIGANLKDAKVEGATWNQVQLITKPPKINDIERCIYDEEKNDEEKKEASKNKLTKLSEVNGSKKLAEVIGKIEVELQKENNEILLNLSSEQLKALINLAFIVSMKREEARYPQFKIYVPQNNFQINNDNNALAMEFNEPIDLLENDFNNLHRMSSGIPPKPYALIIDTEQKDKLCAKGFIRIENIGFYSSSNQYTIRDHRLGLTLSIKNPGVLNVLHYPSPTWVTHLRLRDGKVYVNYDCILNPVANKIFIQILESLNKNGSEKNDSSENHSKNKYTNFQLIRDIWSYILRLAVEFGHGGTFIILPNDKIEKLSAIKHKIKNPNLGKLILDLENKKVNPSNEKQNQEQELQLLYQQIFDSARAIAQLSTVDGPVVLNRHLRLLGFGGETRVKDDSPNVEHIYIRLNPQSNSLEMDGEWESQQFGTRHNSAARVCASISGAAAFVVSQDGDIREFLNLNQLFDQSQGNQSQGEKKEIKQLCKQIKDKFGNNVDLSKKKICGVCGPLSPLWLPPFPDFVIRSEKSSMSGHD
- a CDS encoding CBASS cGAMP-activated phospholipase — its product is MSNIQTDKISHHAESEEKVFKVLSIDGGGIKGLYSAMILERFEKKFQCHLADYFDLICGNSTGGLIALALSLKVEASKIAQLYYSQGEKIFKKQGRLEAFFRQFIYGGKHQNEELEKALRDIFRDKTISESYCLLCIPAFSLTDGRPFIFKYDHPEGNLSRDNETKYIDVALATSAAPTYLPVVQIQEQHNKQFIDGGVYANNPTLIGVVEALNYFVGSNKKFSRLMVMSISSLAVSTGKPLLLKRNRALIDWKQDLISPFAEGQSYLVDYMVKTLAQNSILSFEYVRIPSIGLSPEQSLIITLDNTTKDVLDLIKGFGDDQGLFYEKKPEVEKFFQQQKQYIIRS
- a CDS encoding type II toxin-antitoxin system Phd/YefM family antitoxin is translated as MINLSKDIHSLTEFKRNTTEFLQRIKETKHPLVLTINGKAELVVQDAESYQELLDAAELVETLKGIKLGLEQMQEGKGKKAEDFFYELFDKLDSFQ